From the Cryptomeria japonica chromosome 2, Sugi_1.0, whole genome shotgun sequence genome, one window contains:
- the LOC131046165 gene encoding ribulose bisphosphate carboxylase small subunit, chloroplastic 3 — protein sequence MALALLGSSAGIAAATASSKTASPTIAALNLATPFSGTSFRSSAKASKSRAAGLRVNCMQVWPPYNNLRWETLSYLPPLTPDQIVKQVDYLLRNKWVPCIEFEENAVINRKYGTTPGYYDGRYWIMWKLPMFGCNDAGQVMREINECSKAYPKAFVRIIGFDAVRQVQCISFIAQKPY from the exons ATGGCGTTGGCGCTCCTGGGATCCTCTGCAGGCATAGCAGCAGCAACTGCCTCCTCCAAGACTGCCTCACCCACCATTGCTGCCCTTAACTTGGCCACCCCATTCTCTGGAACTTCCTTCCGTTCATCTGCCAAGGCCTCCAAGAGCAGGGCAGCTGGTCTCAGGGTGAATTGCATGCAA GTGTGGCCTCCATATAATAACCTGAGATGGGAGACATTGTCATACTTGCCACCCCTTACTCCCGACCAAATTGTGAAGCAAGTCGACTACCTACTGAGAAACAAGTGGGTTCCTTGCATAGAGTTTGAAGAG AATGCTGTAATCAATAGGAAATATGGTACAACCCCAGGATACTATGATGGAAGGTACTGGATCATGTGGAAACTACCCATGTTTGGTTGCAATGACGCAGGACAAGTGATGAGAGAAATCAATGAGTGCTCAAAGGCATACCCCAAGGCCTTTGTTCGCATCATCGGCTTTGACGCCGTTCGCCAAGTCCAATGTATCTCATTCATTGCGCAAAAGCCATACTAA